One Ictalurus furcatus strain D&B chromosome 7, Billie_1.0, whole genome shotgun sequence genomic window, TTTAAGATGTTTACAGATATACTgatttcctcttcttttttttggtacatTAATGATATCAGAGCTGAGTTTGAAGCTTAAGGGGTTAAGACAAAGTGTGTCCAATGTCCTACATGCAGACCTGAGTTGTTTCAGTAACATCACAAAGCATAAAATAGAATTGGATTGGAAACTGTGTCAAATCctattaaatacattattaaaaaaaccccaaacaaacaaaagccaaACAAAAAGCAGCGGAATCTGCAAGATCGTAGTGTTTCCCTATTTGTATCGCTAAGTAGAACCTATTTAAGAAGATTAATTATCAAAAGATTTGTAaagattttttccccatgtATCAGTGTGTAGCAGCCAGTATTTTAGGCTTATAAATGTACAGTGACTCTATGGTCACAAGGTAGTTTTTAATCTACAGTATCctggtgagattatccactgatggggtatccatgtgggaccatcaACAGCAGCAGAAGGAGCTTTATTTTATGGATACAGAAAGCAAAACTGCTTATTGAGTGAGGCCTCGTTCAGCTTGGACTGGGGAGCTCCCTCTACATCCGGCCTAAGTATGTCCTGATTAAACTTTTCTTATAATAAATATGATTCTATGAAGGATTTAGATTGTTGTTGGTATAAAATGGTATAGATTACAGAACTAGTCAGTATTCCGTTCTGGTAGAAACAGTAACAGCTGGTCAAAGCAGGTAGAAGCAGAAAGTGTAGTgtgttttttaatgataaaataaaaaatagtggGACAGCTTGGGATGTGGAATGCAGAACATAACATGTATGGAAAATAGCATAAAGATTCTTAAAGAACACGAACGGAACAATGTTCTGATTTTCATCACAGATCCCCTTGTCTAAAAATGTCTTCTTTAactctgtctcttttttaacgttatctttctctctttctttgcatGCTCGTACACTGAATAAGTCAGCCTTGTCTCCTCTCCCTCTGAGCATTTGATCGAGCCTGTGGTATAAAGGAGCAGGAAAGGCAAGAGGCCAGCCGAGAGAGGCTCGTCTCAATGAGGCCTGCTTCATGTGCCAGAGCAGCTGGCTTTTTGTATGGAACAGCAGCACCCCTGGGTCCAAGTGTACCCACGTTTCCCTACTATACAGAAGAGGAAAAACTACCCCTCTTTGTCCTAGATAGCATCAGCACTACATTCTCCAGACAGCCTATTATGACACTGGTTGAGGACCACTAAGAGTTCTACTAAAAGTACTAAAAGTGTAGCTCTTTAGTGGCGAGGGACTGACTAACTTTTCAAGGTCACGTTGTGGGCGCCACATTGTCCCAGATGCTATCATGTTGGCTCTGCTGGTTGTAATGCTGCTGAGGTGATGTTCATAGTTCACAGTGTTGACAGTAGAGTCCTGGTCACATaacatttctgttttgtttgtttctttctttggtttttttttttttttgttggttttttttgttttttttgcatttttgataGCAAGTTCTAAcaaggagaaaagagaagaagagaatttAAGGCAACTTATTTGTTTAGAAATGCTGTTAGAAATGCTGTGTACATGTCAGCGATGAGCAAGTGCAATTCTGCTGCTGGTCACAAGAAGGCTGGACGGTCAATGTTTGGATACCATTCACTTGTTAATGTGAACTGAGATGTCATGAAAACTGGAGAGATACTTATGTCCTTGACAAAAAACATGACAGCTTGCTAAAACCTCCATGAGCTGCAGTGTAGACACTCAGTTGCTGGTTTATTATGTTTACGTACCTTGTACATACAGTACGTAGGCTATTTTACAAGATATTGGGCAAATACAATAATCATAGTTCAAAGTGTGAGTCAAAGTGCAAACAAGCAACTTCAAACATGGATAATCCATGATCATAAGAAAGGCAAATAGGCCTCAAAgagtcaaaaccaagaaacaaAGAACACACAAACTAAGACTTTGACTTAAAGACACAAATGCAtggcaagactttgcaaagATATCTAAGCACAACAATGTAGAAATAGACAAATAATCAATAACTAACTccaaacaggtgaacacaatcaaaTAACAAGCCAGTGATAGGACATGGACAAAGACAGGACTAGAACAAATACCAAAACCAACATGAGCAAATTATAGTGAACTGTGACCAGGAATCATGATGTGAAGGTAAAATCAATGACATATTATGATTACTGACTGTAGTTTCTCTTTTGCTCTGCACAGTTTGTCAGCCCCACTCTACATTTTCCACCATAGGTCCACTGCTGAGCAGATATTTTTGGGAGGTAGACCATTCTGATGGCACAGCACAGCAGGAACATTACAGGGCAGTGGCCATGGTCATGTGTGTTATGCTGGAGCAAGTGTATAAGGTACATTTTAAACACCTGAGAGTCGAATTGGTTGAGAAGTAGTTCACCAACCAAAAATGTCCAGCCATCAGGTGGCCTGTGATCAAAAACTGACACTGATAAATGAAACTCAGTAACATTTGATCCACCTACTACCATGTAAGTGTCACTTCTGTTCTGAGAATAGTTCACATTTCAAGTAATGGAGAGAGCAGATAGATGCTGATGCACTGTGCAAAGCAACAGATGTTAGAATCAGTAAGTGTAAACCTATAAAACCTATTTGGTTGGTGGACCTGATAAACTGGCCAATGAATGTTGGTCTAAGATGGATATGCCTAAAAACTGTTTACTTAGTTTACTGTAAACCTTTCCCTTTCCATTTATTCATATCTAGCTGGTGAGACAGCATGAAGCAATCAGTTGATTCAGTTCATCATTGAAGTTCAGTAACCCTTTTATCTTGGTCCTGGTAACGGTGCATCTGAAGGCTACCTtgagaacactgggcatgaggtggggaTACAGGCAATGTAGTGTTTCCAGTACACCTaatgtcatgtttgtttttggcaggttggaggaaactggaaaacctggaggaaacccatttGGACTTGGGGAGAACATTTAAATAGCAATATTAATAGCTCAGGATTAAACCAGAGACCCTGGGGCTGTGCCATTGTGACGCCCGATTATCGAATTATgatacttaataataaacactaatgACAATAAGCAGTCCAAGGAGACAAATTGGTAATCATCCATTACCCCAAGTATGCTTGATGGTAATAACAAGGAAGTGAccttgattttgatgatgtatTGAGGTGAGGTCTTCATCCAAGTTGCGATGTCTGTAAGGAATGCTATAAATGGGTGCTTAGACTATGGCATTTCCTGGATGGAAGGGCAGGTAGAGCTGAGTGTAATCAGGTCCACTTGTTTGTTATGTAATCAGATAATATAGTCATTATGTACTCACTAGGATCTCATAATTGATCATTTGTATGAACTGATAAAATGGTTAAGACCTGTGCAGGTTTTGCTACTGTAGCATGCAATTATTTGGCACAAAATCCTATAAAACTGCACTCATTTaaatgatatgatttttttcctgGTGTAATGTAAATTATGCAAAGCTCCACTGTCTCCCACTCTCTTCAGCCATGACTTCGTCCACTCCTCCCTCCTCTCGTAGTCCTTCCCCTCAGAAGGTTTGCCATTCCCAGActcagacagatgtcctgaagCCGTTGCTGGGcggaggtggtggaggtgtggcAGGAGGCGGAGCTGCAGCATTGAGGAGGCGTCGGCGTGTCTTGTCTAAGGATGGCCGAAGCAATGTGCGCATTGAGCATGTCAGTGGCCGTGGAGCTCTCTACCTTCGTGACCTGTGGACGACATTTCTGGACATGCAGTGGCGCTACAAGCTTTTCCTATTCTCAGCCACCTTTGCTGGGACCTGGTTTGCTTTCGGAGTGCTGTGGTACCTCGTGGCACTGGTGCACGGAGACCTGCTGGGTGAGAAGAGAGGAGGTCTTTAGAGATTAATCTGAACAAGATATTTATGGAGATTTTGCCACATGTCTAAAAGTATGTGTCTTGTACATATTTAGTGGACAATGTGCCACATACTGGCCATAAAGGGTGCAGATGTTATTTGGGGCTGTGGTGGCTccatggttaaggctctgagttactgatcagatggtgggttcaagccccaggaccaccaagctgccactgttgggcccttgaacaaggcccttaaccctctctgctccaagggtgccatatcatggctaaccctgtgctctgacccaacaagctgggatatgcaaagaaaaagaatttcactgtgctgttatgtatatgtgacaaataaaggttttttttcttctttaaaaatggtagtttttaaaaatagcctTTGCATCTCTTTGCAGAGTTTGACCCGCCATCCAACCATACCCCCTGCGTGATGCAGGTTCAGACGCTGACAGCTGCCTTCCTCTTCTCTCTGGAATCACAGACGACGATTGGCTATGGCTTCCGGTGCATAACAGAGGAATGTCCAGTTGCCATCATCCTTCTCATAATGCAGCTAGTTATCACAATGGTGATGGAGATCTTTATCACGGGGACCTTTCTTGCCAAGGTAAACCAAAAGCAATCGTAGTTATAATAGCTAAGCCCATAAGAGTCTTCACTGTGCTGCAGTGTAGTTAGTATGTCTACTATTCAAAAATTTGTACATCCCTTGTTTACAGAATGGTTTTGTtgatttgtaatattttatgctattttagaataatgaggataacattaacactatgaCATAACACATAAAGAATTATACATTGACCAagaaaagtgttaaaaaaaataaaaatccataaaaccattCCTAATTAAGCTTTACACACTCTTAGCATCTTCCTAATCAGCTTCCTGAATGAGCTTCACATAGGATGCTTTCTTTAAATTCTCAAATAGGCTGTGCTCCTAACTCCTTCTCTTATGCtataaagaataaacaaatttttttttttttggtggtggtggtagagggtgggggggggtagTAAGTAAGATTGCTTGGAGCAAAAActacttattaaaaatatatacattcaaaaCTAAATGTATTTATGGACATTAACCTCACTATTAACATTCATCTTCAAATGTTTTTAAGACAATTGAAAATATGTATGCAGTCCTGTGTGTCCAAATGTTTGACTAGTAGTATATGTGGTCTGTGCTGTGTATATAGCTGCTGATGCATGCATAGTATCTATAGTATGCATTAGTGttgtattatgtatgtatagagTTGTAGGTGTAAGATATAGTAAATGTGTTGTTCTCTGTGTAGGTGGCTCGGCCAAAAAAGCGTGGTGAAACAATAAAGTTCAGTCAGCATGCGGTCGTGGCCAACCACGATGGCCAACCATGCCTTATGATCCGTGTAGCTAACATGCGTAAGAGCCTACTGCTGGGGTGTCAGGTAAGTGAATATGTGGTCAAaagaaggttaaaaaaatatttctttttttttttttttgctgattcatttcatttaaataataggaaatacacTGATCACTCATTTCCAGTGGTGGAGAAGAAAAGCAgagaaaactgtatttttacagACTGGTTTAATAAACTTCATTATCATGAgagattttgaaaaaatgttgttttcccaacaagatttttaattatttaaaaatttaattattgCACTTCCATTGCAGTTTCCTATCCAATTTAATATTATCTTTTTGAAAATGCTCTAAGCTGTTCTAAGCCGTTACCTAAGCAATTATAATACACCTAAAACATGATATTGGGTGGGTGACACAGTGGTGGAGCGGGTAGCACcactgctgcctcacagctccaaagCTTCTATGCTGAAGTTGAGgtactgtctgtgtgaagttCCTCATGTTCTTCCCACGTCAATGTGGGTTTTGttgtgttctctggtttcctgccACTTCCCAAAAAATATGCAGTAGTACTACATAGTATAATGTAGTTTCATACAAATATGTTACTATATATACTCATTTCTTTTTAGTGGCTGTGTTAGATCATTTCTAATAGAAATTTGTTAAATTcctcaaacaaaattatagAGTTATGAAGTGCTTTGATGTGTATTAAGTGTTTGCATGTGGAAGAGTGAtctttatatgtatattcaGTGTATTCTTTATATCCAGGTAACTGGGAAGCTGCTGCAGACGTCACTGACTAAAGAGGGTGAGACAGTTCGG contains:
- the kcnj10a gene encoding ATP-sensitive inward rectifier potassium channel 10 isoform X2, translated to MTSSTPPSSRSPSPQKVCHSQTQTDVLKPLLGGGGGGVAGGGAAALRRRRRVLSKDGRSNVRIEHVSGRGALYLRDLWTTFLDMQWRYKLFLFSATFAGTWFAFGVLWYLVALVHGDLLEFDPPSNHTPCVMQVQTLTAAFLFSLESQTTIGYGFRCITEECPVAIILLIMQLVITMVMEIFITGTFLAKVARPKKRGETIKFSQHAVVANHDGQPCLMIRVANMRKSLLLGCQVTGKLLQTSLTKEGETVRLDQRNVAFQVDTSSDSPFLILPLTFYHVIDDSSPLRPWAAKGGGWADPEMADFELLVIMSATVEPTSATCQVGWYNATLPVLQRNVKGNPELTSYTSCMHSGLI
- the kcnj10a gene encoding ATP-sensitive inward rectifier potassium channel 10 isoform X1, with the protein product MTSSTPPSSRSPSPQKVCHSQTQTDVLKPLLGGGGGGVAGGGAAALRRRRRVLSKDGRSNVRIEHVSGRGALYLRDLWTTFLDMQWRYKLFLFSATFAGTWFAFGVLWYLVALVHGDLLEFDPPSNHTPCVMQVQTLTAAFLFSLESQTTIGYGFRCITEECPVAIILLIMQLVITMVMEIFITGTFLAKVARPKKRGETIKFSQHAVVANHDGQPCLMIRVANMRKSLLLGCQVTGKLLQTSLTKEGETVRLDQRNVAFQVDTSSDSPFLILPLTFYHVIDDSSPLRPWAAKGGGWADPEMADFELLVIMSATVEPTSATCQVRTSYLPDEILWGYEFPPVVSLSPSGKYVADFTFFDKVAKTKTPPCFKQTSPSRPSSDSSRGGGGKDPEKKRLEESYREEKGSDRGRIRDSSPLSVRISNV